A genomic segment from Salvia splendens isolate huo1 chromosome 13, SspV2, whole genome shotgun sequence encodes:
- the LOC121760193 gene encoding photosystem I reaction center subunit IV, chloroplastic-like — protein MATSSMASAACGFVLAQNVTSNTSTLKSNMVCFSSKNNRSSRLVVRAAEEAADKPVEAAPPAAEAPAEAPPKAAKPPPIGPPRGSKVRILRKESYWYKGVGSVVAVDQDPKTRYPVVVRFNKVNYANVSTNNYALDEVEAVA, from the exons ATGGCAACAAGCAGCATGGCATCTGCTGCATGTGGATTTGTGTTGGCACAAAATGTGACATCAAACACAAGCACTCTTAAGAGCAACATGGTTTGCTTCTCTTCCAAGAACAACAGAAGCTCTAGGCTCGTCGTACGGGCTGCGGAAGAGGCTGCTGACAAGCCGGTTGAAGCAGCGCCTCCCGCCGCCGAAGCACCCGCTGAAGCGCCGCCTAAAGCAGCCAAGCCACCACCAATTGGCCCCCCAAGAGGCTCTAAG GTAAGAATCCTTAGGAAAGAATCTTACTGGTACAAGGGTGTGGGTTCAGTTGTTGCTGTTGACCAG GACCCCAAGACTCGGTATCCAGTGGTGGTGAGGTTCAACAAAGTGAACTACGCAAATGTATCTACAAACAACTATGCTTTGGATGAAGTGGAAGCCGTAGCATGA
- the LOC121760464 gene encoding uncharacterized protein LOC121760464 — MDSSSYSESTSTNGEGYVIPICNAELRPYEGQNFSSLEEGISFYEKNKDVNNIPEKYVGNRWLKSELLKAVHGLTSDESASDKGSNEDDKLQIGNMCHGRYFGLYQRAFKNKNHLIALDNLLTGIGPQIFTDDTTGSSSVDKNDSIKNIYGIVVSEEITARAPDVVSTKGGASDKKSRIKSSIEKAIEKASKLHRRCGKCHKVTDHNARSCGRK; from the exons ATGGATTCTTCATCTTATTCCGAGTCGACGTCGACGAATGGTGAAG GATATGTTATTCCAATTTGCAACGCTGAGTTGAGGCCTTATGAAGGTCAAAATTTTTCTTCACTTGAGGAGGGAATTTCTTTTTATGAAAA AAACAAAGATGTCAACAATATTCCAGAGAAGTATGTTGGTAACCGGTGGCTGAAAAGTGAATTATTGAAGGCAGTTCATGGTCTCACGAGTGATGAAAGTGCGTCTGACAAAG GTTCTAACGAAGATGACAAGCTACAGATTGGTAACATGTGTCATGGACGTTACTTTGGTCTATATCAACGCgcttttaagaataaaaatcaTCTGATTGCATTAGATAATTTGCTTACGGGTATTGGTCCTCAAATTTTTACTGATGACACTACTGGATCTTCATCAGTTGATAAAAATGATTCCATCAAGAACATATATGGTATTGTTGTATCTGAAGAAATAACTGCACGTGCTCCAGATGTGGTTAGTACAAAGGGAGGTGCAAGTGACAAGAAAAGCAGGATTAAGTCGAGCATAGAGAAAGCAATTGAAAAAGCAAGTAAACTTCATAGGCGTTGTGGAAAGTGTCATAAAGTGACTGATCATAATGCTAGGAGTTGTGGCAGAAAGTAG